A window of the Candidatus Rokuibacteriota bacterium genome harbors these coding sequences:
- the dctP gene encoding TRAP transporter substrate-binding protein DctP gives MSLGALCALALGWSSPAAPAEITVKIADHFPAGHVIPQTLTKPWMARVEELSGKRVGFTHFPAQQLVKQVEALGAVQRRVVDIALVNPGLFPTEFALTGVTFLPNGYDSVAHGGRALQRLFQHAAIQDEFRRAGVRVLLIEPLDAYEALTGKPVKTPADLRGLKIRAAGEGQVAAARALGSTPVTMAAPEMYTGMQRRTLDGLLFPYSVAKSYKLGEVTKHGTIGANIAYAHVLYCVNETAWSSWPAEVRAAMMKAAEEIMPRAWVDLDKSTLATIESFRASGVTVTDVAKGGARKEWEDALRPVRDQWAASMKARGLAGSEALEAWDKALAGSR, from the coding sequence ATGTCCCTGGGGGCCCTGTGCGCGCTCGCCCTGGGGTGGTCGAGCCCGGCCGCGCCGGCCGAAATCACCGTGAAGATCGCGGACCACTTCCCGGCGGGCCACGTGATCCCGCAGACGCTCACCAAGCCGTGGATGGCGCGGGTCGAGGAGCTGTCCGGCAAGCGCGTCGGGTTCACCCACTTCCCCGCCCAGCAGCTCGTGAAGCAGGTCGAGGCCCTGGGCGCCGTGCAGCGGCGGGTGGTCGACATCGCGCTCGTCAACCCCGGGCTCTTTCCCACCGAGTTCGCCCTCACGGGCGTCACCTTCCTGCCGAACGGCTACGACTCGGTCGCTCACGGTGGCCGCGCCCTCCAGCGGCTGTTCCAGCACGCCGCGATCCAGGACGAGTTCCGGCGAGCCGGCGTGCGGGTGCTCCTCATCGAGCCGCTCGACGCGTACGAGGCGCTGACCGGGAAGCCCGTGAAGACGCCGGCGGACCTGCGCGGGTTGAAGATCCGGGCGGCGGGCGAGGGCCAGGTGGCGGCCGCGCGGGCGCTCGGCAGTACGCCGGTCACGATGGCGGCTCCCGAGATGTACACGGGCATGCAGCGCCGCACGCTCGACGGCCTGCTCTTTCCCTACAGCGTCGCGAAGTCGTACAAGCTCGGCGAGGTGACGAAGCACGGGACCATCGGCGCGAACATCGCCTACGCCCACGTCCTCTACTGCGTGAACGAGACCGCCTGGAGCTCGTGGCCGGCGGAGGTGCGGGCGGCCATGATGAAGGCGGCGGAGGAGATCATGCCGCGGGCGTGGGTGGACCTGGACAAGTCCACGCTGGCGACCATCGAGTCCTTCCGGGCCTCCGGTGTCACGGTCACCGACGTCGCCAAGGGCGGCGCGCGCAAGGAGTGGGAGGACGCGCTCCGGCCCGTGCGCGACCAGTGGGCGGCGAGCATGAAGGCGCGAGGCCTGGCTGGGTCCGAGGCCCTGGAGGCGTGGGACAAGGCGCTCGCCGGGAGCCGCTGA
- a CDS encoding TRAP transporter small permease, whose amino-acid sequence MFALVDRACRLVTAAVTFATMLLIVADATGRSLRIPVAGAVEIIEEYLMVAIVFLAMGFAYGEGRHIRIELFARWLPWIGRAPVRIGVAAVSLVYFALIAWQGLGQTREALAIDKRSASELAYPMAPAYALVVVGSLIMCLWLLRDIAALARGRVRGAEGHM is encoded by the coding sequence GTGTTCGCCCTCGTCGATCGCGCCTGCCGTCTCGTCACCGCGGCCGTGACGTTCGCGACGATGCTGCTCATCGTCGCGGACGCGACCGGGCGCAGCCTCCGCATTCCCGTTGCCGGGGCCGTGGAGATCATCGAGGAGTACCTCATGGTCGCCATCGTCTTCCTGGCCATGGGCTTCGCCTATGGCGAGGGGCGGCACATCCGCATCGAGCTGTTCGCGCGGTGGCTGCCGTGGATCGGCCGCGCCCCCGTCCGCATCGGCGTCGCCGCAGTGTCGCTCGTGTACTTCGCGCTCATCGCCTGGCAGGGCCTGGGCCAGACGCGGGAGGCCCTCGCCATCGACAAGCGGTCGGCGAGCGAGCTGGCCTACCCGATGGCCCCCGCCTACGCGCTCGTCGTCGTCGGCTCCCTGATCATGTGCCTCTGGCTGCTGCGCGACATCGCGGCGCTGGCCCGCGGCCGGGTCCGTGGGGCGGAGGGCCACATGTGA
- a CDS encoding TRAP transporter large permease — protein MTVAIPIGLLMVLFIVGMPIGIALGVAGLLGLYLAGGADVALGLLALNPYRESASFILSAVPMFVLMAEFSTRGGLARDLYHAAYKWTGHWPGGLGMAAIFSSAAMGAMSGASTASAAAIAGASMDEMTRYGYDRSFAAGTIAMGGTLAIMIPPSIPMVIYGVQTETSIGQLFIAGVIPGILTALLYAAVVWGWVRFVPRIAPRVLPFSRHEHLESLKPVWTIVVLVTLIIGGMYAGFFTPTEAGAVGAAGALVITIAMGRLGLREILPALYNTAMTTTMIMTIVIGAHFFSFFLTIAGVTQTVSSILTSVPLSPVATLVLIILPIYLVLGMFMDNVPILLLTLPVVFPAVTAMGFDPIWFGVIVIAMGEVGLVTPPVGLTVFVVSSVAKVPLDEVFRGALPFLLAEAAAIALLILVPGLATFLPNLMR, from the coding sequence GTGACGGTCGCGATCCCGATCGGCCTGCTCATGGTCCTCTTCATCGTCGGCATGCCGATCGGCATCGCCCTCGGGGTGGCAGGCCTGCTCGGCCTCTACCTCGCGGGCGGCGCCGACGTGGCCCTCGGGCTCCTCGCCCTCAATCCCTACCGGGAGTCGGCCAGCTTCATCCTGTCCGCGGTGCCCATGTTCGTGCTCATGGCGGAGTTCTCCACGCGCGGCGGTCTCGCCCGTGACCTCTACCACGCGGCGTACAAGTGGACGGGGCACTGGCCGGGGGGCCTCGGGATGGCGGCCATCTTCTCGTCGGCGGCGATGGGCGCGATGTCGGGCGCGAGCACGGCCTCCGCGGCCGCCATCGCCGGCGCGAGCATGGACGAGATGACCCGCTACGGCTACGACCGCTCCTTCGCCGCGGGGACCATCGCCATGGGGGGGACGCTCGCCATCATGATCCCGCCCAGCATTCCGATGGTGATCTACGGCGTCCAGACGGAGACGTCGATCGGCCAGCTCTTCATCGCCGGGGTCATTCCCGGCATCCTCACCGCCCTCCTCTACGCCGCCGTCGTGTGGGGCTGGGTGCGCTTCGTGCCCCGCATCGCCCCGCGCGTCCTCCCCTTCTCGCGACACGAGCACCTGGAGTCGCTCAAGCCCGTCTGGACGATCGTGGTCCTGGTGACCCTCATCATCGGCGGCATGTACGCGGGATTCTTCACTCCGACGGAAGCGGGCGCCGTGGGAGCGGCGGGCGCCCTCGTCATCACGATCGCGATGGGCCGCCTCGGACTGCGTGAGATCCTCCCCGCGCTCTACAACACGGCGATGACGACGACGATGATCATGACGATCGTGATCGGCGCTCACTTCTTCAGCTTCTTCCTGACCATCGCCGGCGTGACGCAGACGGTGAGCAGCATCCTCACCTCCGTGCCCCTCAGCCCCGTGGCCACGCTCGTGCTGATCATCCTGCCGATCTACCTCGTGCTCGGCATGTTCATGGACAACGTGCCGATCTTGCTCCTCACGCTGCCCGTCGTGTTCCCCGCGGTGACGGCGATGGGGTTCGACCCCATCTGGTTCGGCGTCATCGTGATCGCGATGGGCGAGGTGGGCCTGGTCACCCCGCCCGTGGGCCTCACGGTGTTCGTGGTGAGCTCGGTGGCCAAGGTGCCCCTCGACGAGGTGTTCCGCGGCGCCCTGCCCTTCCTGCTCGCCGAAGCCGCCGCCATCGCCCTGCTCATCCTCGTGCCCGGGCTCGCGACGTTCCTGCCCAATCTGATGCGCTGA
- a CDS encoding helix-turn-helix domain-containing protein has translation MRVLDLLEVLAASPEALSLSDLARRLAIPKSSASALLATLARRGYVTRNGGSRTTAG, from the coding sequence ATGCGCGTCCTCGACCTCCTCGAGGTGCTTGCCGCCTCGCCGGAGGCGCTCAGCCTCAGTGACCTCGCCCGCCGGCTGGCGATTCCCAAGAGCAGCGCCTCGGCGCTACTGGCGACGCTGGCGAGGCGGGGCTACGTGACGAGGAACGGTGGGAGCCGAACGACGGCGGGCTGA
- a CDS encoding ABC transporter substrate-binding protein has protein sequence MPWILGILLITLLAAWPFPGSAAPKGTVVIAQGVDPTTLDPMNHQETPAANLAANVFDTLLERNQELTIVPALAESYRNVAPTVWEFKLRKGIKFHNGEPFDAESVKFSLERLVDPKLKLRGASPFSPIERVEVVDPYTARIHTKAPWPILDTLMATGQPTMLPPRYYKEKELAHVARNPVGSGPFKFVRWVKDDRIELEANEQYWRGAPKIKTLVFRPIPDDAVRVAALQNGEIDVAVNIPPHLANIIANHPKLFLSTAPSVRTIQLMYYTHQFDAQHKLVGPYPGPVADKRVRQAMNHAVDIDEIVKNVLDGKGVRVATMLTSKHFGFDPALKPIKQDLAKTKQLLTAAGFPNGVDMVLNGPQGRYVRDKEVAEAVAGQLTKAGIRTTLRIHEWGTYLNTMAYVHKAGPVWLIGWGTPAYDAETVYGPLFRSGRILGNYHNADFDGMVDEAQKTMDSKKRLELYHKINRPWVEDAAAMPLYQQLDLYGATKRLVWKARGDERLKGYDMAVRDAK, from the coding sequence ATGCCCTGGATACTCGGCATCCTGCTCATCACGCTGCTGGCCGCCTGGCCGTTCCCTGGCTCGGCCGCTCCCAAGGGCACCGTTGTGATCGCCCAGGGTGTGGATCCCACGACCCTCGACCCCATGAACCATCAGGAGACCCCCGCCGCCAACCTGGCGGCGAACGTCTTCGACACGCTGCTCGAGCGGAATCAGGAACTCACGATCGTCCCGGCGCTGGCCGAGTCGTACAGGAACGTGGCCCCCACGGTCTGGGAGTTCAAGCTGCGCAAGGGGATCAAGTTCCACAACGGCGAGCCCTTCGACGCGGAGTCGGTCAAGTTCAGCCTGGAGCGGCTCGTGGACCCCAAGCTCAAGCTCCGGGGCGCCTCCCCCTTCTCGCCCATCGAGCGCGTCGAGGTCGTGGATCCCTACACCGCGCGCATCCACACGAAGGCGCCGTGGCCGATCCTCGACACGCTGATGGCCACGGGCCAGCCGACGATGCTCCCGCCCAGGTACTACAAGGAGAAGGAGCTGGCCCACGTGGCGAGGAACCCCGTGGGCTCGGGCCCCTTCAAGTTCGTCCGCTGGGTGAAGGATGATCGGATCGAGCTGGAGGCCAACGAGCAGTACTGGCGGGGTGCCCCGAAGATCAAGACGCTGGTGTTCCGGCCCATCCCGGACGACGCTGTGCGGGTGGCGGCGCTCCAGAACGGCGAGATCGACGTGGCCGTGAACATTCCGCCGCATCTTGCCAACATCATCGCCAACCACCCGAAGCTCTTCCTCTCCACGGCGCCCAGCGTCCGGACCATCCAGCTCATGTACTACACGCATCAGTTCGACGCCCAGCACAAGCTGGTCGGCCCGTACCCGGGGCCGGTGGCCGACAAGCGGGTGCGTCAGGCCATGAATCACGCGGTGGACATCGACGAGATCGTCAAGAACGTGCTCGATGGCAAGGGCGTGCGTGTGGCCACCATGCTCACGAGCAAGCACTTCGGCTTCGACCCCGCGCTCAAGCCCATCAAGCAGGACCTGGCGAAGACGAAGCAGCTCCTCACCGCCGCGGGTTTCCCCAACGGGGTCGACATGGTCCTCAACGGCCCCCAGGGGCGCTACGTGCGCGACAAGGAGGTAGCCGAGGCCGTGGCGGGACAGCTCACCAAGGCCGGCATCCGCACGACGCTGAGGATCCACGAGTGGGGCACGTACCTCAACACCATGGCCTACGTGCACAAGGCGGGGCCGGTGTGGCTCATCGGCTGGGGCACCCCGGCGTACGATGCCGAGACCGTCTACGGCCCGCTCTTCCGCTCCGGCAGGATCCTCGGCAACTACCACAACGCCGACTTCGACGGCATGGTCGACGAGGCGCAGAAGACCATGGATTCCAAGAAACGGCTCGAGCTGTACCACAAGATCAACCGGCCCTGGGTCGAGGACGCCGCGGCCATGCCGCTCTACCAGCAGCTGGACCTCTACGGCGCCACCAAGCGCCTGGTGTGGAAGGCGCGCGGCGACGAGCGGCTCAAGGGCTACGACATGGCCGTCAGGGACGCGAAGTAA
- a CDS encoding HD domain-containing protein gives MTATTAQVSLERFPGDIRHALSELASLLGPGASAWLVGGAVRDALLGRAVSELDVAVPSGALGLGRALAARLSAAFVVLDGGRGMGRVAAPVQLDLGDFRAPTLEEDLRARDFSVNALAVPVEALVVTGQAPVTDATGGLDDLAARRVRLCAPSAIRDDPVRALRGVRLALAPGWTLDAEVETAVRAAAPRLARVAAERVRDEIVALLGDRAAGQGLRMLDDLGVVAVLLPESAAMKATLQPAPHRFDVWEHTLRTVEAMDLLVEDLGALSPWGGELRAHLAEDLGDRLTRREALKLAALLHDVAKPETRALAEDQVRFIGHDRLGAERAAAVARRFRLSGRAAEFLARLVRQHLRPMHLTRAGTITRRARHRFFRDLGNDARDLLLLALADAAAVRGESPLAVWVGPGGEVVRTLLSGVAEEQALAAEPPLLRGEDVMAAFGLAPGPEVGRLLARAREAQTLGLVTTREEALASLRTGGAARLDSAGDSP, from the coding sequence GTGACGGCCACCACCGCGCAGGTATCGCTCGAGCGCTTCCCCGGCGACATCCGGCACGCGCTCTCGGAGCTTGCCTCGCTGCTGGGTCCGGGCGCCTCAGCCTGGCTCGTGGGCGGGGCCGTCCGCGACGCGCTCCTCGGCCGGGCGGTGAGCGAGCTGGACGTGGCGGTGCCCTCCGGAGCGCTCGGGCTGGGCCGCGCGCTGGCCGCGCGCCTTTCGGCCGCCTTCGTGGTGCTCGACGGAGGGCGGGGGATGGGGCGGGTCGCCGCTCCGGTGCAACTGGACCTCGGCGACTTCCGGGCTCCCACCCTCGAGGAGGACCTGCGGGCACGCGACTTCAGCGTCAACGCTCTGGCCGTGCCCGTGGAGGCGCTGGTGGTCACCGGGCAGGCGCCCGTCACCGACGCCACGGGCGGACTCGACGATCTCGCGGCACGCCGCGTCCGGCTCTGCGCTCCCTCGGCGATCCGGGACGACCCCGTCCGGGCGCTGCGCGGAGTGCGCCTGGCGCTCGCTCCCGGGTGGACGCTCGACGCCGAGGTCGAGACGGCCGTGCGGGCCGCCGCGCCGCGCCTGGCCCGAGTCGCGGCCGAGCGGGTCCGCGACGAGATCGTCGCGCTTCTCGGCGACCGGGCCGCGGGGCAGGGGCTGCGGATGCTCGACGACCTCGGCGTCGTCGCGGTGCTGCTCCCGGAGAGCGCCGCGATGAAGGCGACGCTCCAGCCCGCGCCGCACCGCTTCGACGTGTGGGAGCACACGCTCCGGACCGTGGAGGCCATGGATCTCCTGGTCGAGGATCTCGGCGCGCTGTCGCCGTGGGGCGGCGAGCTGCGGGCCCACCTCGCCGAGGATCTGGGAGACCGGCTGACGCGGCGGGAGGCACTCAAGCTCGCCGCCCTGCTCCACGACGTGGCGAAGCCCGAGACCCGTGCCCTCGCGGAGGATCAGGTCCGCTTCATCGGCCACGACCGGCTCGGCGCGGAGCGGGCCGCCGCCGTGGCGCGGCGCTTCCGTCTCTCGGGCCGCGCGGCGGAGTTCCTCGCGCGTCTCGTGCGCCAGCACCTGCGCCCGATGCATCTCACTCGCGCCGGCACCATCACGCGCCGCGCGCGCCACCGCTTCTTCCGCGACCTGGGCAACGACGCCCGCGACCTGCTGCTCCTGGCCCTGGCCGACGCCGCAGCGGTGCGCGGCGAGTCGCCGCTCGCCGTGTGGGTGGGCCCCGGGGGCGAGGTCGTCCGCACGCTGCTGTCGGGGGTCGCCGAGGAGCAGGCGCTCGCCGCCGAGCCGCCGCTGCTCCGGGGCGAGGACGTGATGGCGGCCTTCGGCCTGGCGCCGGGGCCCGAGGTGGGCCGCCTCCTGGCGCGGGCGCGCGAGGCCCAGACCCTCGGTCTGGTCACGACCCGCGAGGAGGCGCTCGCCTCCCTGCGGACCGGGGGCGCTGCGCGGCTTGACTCCGCCGGGGACAGTCCCTAG
- a CDS encoding amidohydrolase yields the protein MTEPPPGFRYIDVHTHLHPEWLFRAIRRWFAERSNWTLRSPTDPALVAGFLRERGVERFLYFSYAHKPGIARDINAWLHATRARVPGGLPLGTIHPDDPDMLEVAEEALTDYGFQGFKLHINVQRFFPDDPRVMPVYERLLALDRLLLIHVGSAPWPNGFDGFPAFARVMERFPGLKVIVAHMGSFETREFFALMERCPNLYLDTTMAFAPFRAEHQGLSNINQIEVSNDDLLQWQDRILFGSDFPNLPWPYEDERQALWMRDLPLAVYRKLFFDNAARLLGPP from the coding sequence ATGACGGAGCCGCCGCCGGGCTTCCGCTACATCGACGTCCACACCCACCTGCACCCGGAGTGGCTCTTCCGCGCGATCCGGCGGTGGTTCGCCGAGCGCTCGAACTGGACGCTCCGGTCGCCCACCGACCCCGCGCTCGTCGCGGGGTTCCTCCGCGAGCGCGGCGTCGAGCGCTTCCTGTACTTCTCCTACGCCCACAAGCCCGGTATCGCCCGCGACATCAATGCCTGGCTGCACGCGACGCGGGCGCGGGTGCCCGGTGGCCTGCCCCTCGGAACGATCCATCCCGACGATCCCGACATGCTGGAGGTGGCGGAGGAGGCGCTCACCGACTACGGCTTCCAGGGCTTCAAGCTCCACATCAACGTGCAGCGCTTCTTCCCCGACGACCCGCGCGTGATGCCGGTCTACGAGCGCCTGCTCGCCCTCGACCGGCTCCTCCTGATCCACGTGGGGAGCGCCCCCTGGCCCAACGGCTTCGACGGCTTCCCCGCCTTCGCGCGCGTCATGGAGCGCTTCCCGGGGCTCAAGGTCATCGTGGCACACATGGGTTCCTTCGAGACGCGCGAGTTCTTCGCCCTCATGGAGCGGTGCCCGAACCTCTACCTGGACACCACCATGGCCTTCGCCCCATTCCGCGCCGAGCACCAAGGGCTCAGCAACATCAACCAGATCGAGGTCAGCAACGACGACCTGCTGCAGTGGCAGGACCGCATCCTCTTCGGGAGCGACTTTCCGAACCTCCCGTGGCCCTACGAGGACGAGCGCCAGGCGCTCTGGATGCGCGATCTGCCGCTGGCCGTCTACCGGAAGCTCTTCTTCGACAACGCGGCACGCCTGCTCGGCCCGCCGTGA
- a CDS encoding winged helix DNA-binding domain-containing protein — translation MSQGAGAARARRPEPVTGPDAAALLIARRTAFRQRPALRIRSAAGALGFVEAVGVCSTFHVFPEGLACLWEAVAGRERPRWPRRSHHDPGIGLTWELKDTLPARRQVYYGKLLKGHPVLVALDLFPAFYALGRGRQRARDYRAEYAAGRLSLTARRLMDSLVRESPQYTRGLRADCHMLEPAKTREFERAMAELQQGLWIAKTEERYEPSFSYRWDLLERWLPEAVAEGRRLTRAAAVDRLLARYLAAARWSTPARLARLFGLPPGDMAAALARLEGRGVLRAAVEVAGWPGRFVVSAR, via the coding sequence ATGTCGCAGGGAGCGGGCGCGGCGCGGGCCCGCCGGCCCGAGCCGGTGACGGGACCGGACGCCGCGGCGCTCCTGATCGCGCGCCGCACGGCCTTCCGCCAGCGCCCGGCGCTGCGGATCCGGTCCGCGGCCGGCGCGCTCGGCTTCGTCGAGGCCGTGGGCGTCTGCTCCACCTTCCACGTCTTCCCCGAGGGGCTCGCGTGCCTGTGGGAAGCCGTCGCGGGACGGGAGCGTCCGCGCTGGCCGCGGCGGTCGCACCACGACCCCGGGATCGGGCTCACGTGGGAGCTCAAGGACACGCTGCCTGCACGGCGCCAGGTCTACTACGGCAAGCTCCTCAAGGGACATCCCGTGCTCGTCGCGCTGGATCTGTTCCCCGCCTTCTACGCGCTCGGGCGGGGACGCCAGCGGGCCCGCGACTACCGCGCGGAGTACGCGGCGGGCCGGCTGTCGCTCACCGCCCGGCGCCTCATGGACAGCCTCGTGCGCGAGTCCCCGCAGTACACGCGCGGGCTGCGCGCCGACTGCCACATGCTGGAGCCGGCGAAGACGCGCGAGTTCGAGCGTGCGATGGCGGAGCTGCAGCAAGGACTGTGGATCGCGAAGACGGAGGAGCGCTACGAGCCGAGCTTCTCCTACCGGTGGGACTTGCTCGAGCGCTGGCTGCCCGAGGCCGTGGCCGAGGGGCGCCGGCTCACGCGCGCCGCCGCCGTCGACCGGCTCCTCGCCCGCTATCTCGCCGCGGCCCGCTGGTCGACCCCCGCCCGGCTCGCGCGGCTGTTCGGGCTGCCGCCCGGCGACATGGCGGCGGCGCTGGCGCGGCTCGAGGGACGCGGGGTGCTCCGCGCGGCCGTGGAGGTGGCCGGCTGGCCCGGCCGCTTCGTGGTGAGCGCTCGATGA
- a CDS encoding recombinase RecA, translated as MTTRVSTGLARLDDMLGGGLLPGTLTVAYGATGIGKTHLGLTFGSHGRVADGAPGLVFDMNARGDSQQHHAYAARLFGWDLRRWTHTVTPMTDPYPPAEQMRAFYCDALPWVGKLRDYQVSTIDGFEFDWNWKAVYNHALYTVRPFVYFHLGAGTRRVVVDGIEPMDVPDDYIQPYLFDDLYRKVIHRDSETLGMEICLPVWKHRAFIDAHRYDHAQVTTLLLVTTEETQLEHLIGRKVASGDIGAVANTILVMGSERVGSRIGRFLAVVKHRGSAMSDEIAEYRVTEQGILL; from the coding sequence ATGACGACGCGCGTCTCCACGGGCCTGGCGCGGCTCGACGATATGCTGGGCGGCGGGCTCCTGCCCGGAACCCTCACGGTGGCCTACGGGGCCACCGGCATCGGCAAGACCCACCTGGGCCTCACCTTCGGCAGCCACGGCCGGGTCGCGGACGGCGCCCCCGGGCTCGTCTTCGACATGAACGCGCGCGGGGACTCCCAGCAGCATCACGCCTATGCGGCGCGCCTCTTCGGATGGGACCTCAGGCGGTGGACCCACACGGTCACGCCCATGACGGACCCGTATCCGCCCGCCGAGCAGATGCGGGCCTTCTACTGCGACGCGCTGCCGTGGGTGGGCAAGCTGCGCGACTACCAGGTGTCGACCATCGACGGTTTCGAGTTCGACTGGAACTGGAAGGCGGTCTACAACCATGCGCTCTACACCGTCCGCCCCTTCGTGTATTTCCACCTGGGCGCCGGTACCCGCCGCGTCGTCGTGGACGGCATCGAGCCCATGGACGTCCCGGACGACTACATCCAGCCCTACCTCTTCGACGATCTCTACCGGAAGGTGATCCACCGCGACAGCGAGACCCTGGGCATGGAGATCTGCCTGCCCGTGTGGAAGCATCGCGCGTTCATCGACGCCCACCGGTACGACCACGCGCAGGTGACGACCCTCCTCCTGGTCACGACAGAAGAGACGCAGCTCGAGCACCTGATCGGGCGCAAGGTGGCCAGCGGGGACATCGGGGCGGTCGCCAACACGATCCTCGTCATGGGCAGCGAGCGCGTGGGCAGCCGCATCGGGCGCTTCCTGGCCGTGGTCAAGCACCGCGGCAGCGCCATGAGCGACGAGATCGCCGAGTACCGGGTCACCGAGCAGGGCATCCTCCTCTGA
- a CDS encoding GAF domain-containing protein: MPRRIVWYPDGSPVAQLAAALPVPFEGHPLSQAPTLRSRAGDPEILVLDADHDPLDSARALGQRANSVLVVGLVSPEDDGPRWPMSWYACLPRPVTPSVLAKTLENAAEHLRLSLEAEQTRKELEELNAIGVSLSAERDTNALLALILTKARAITHSDAGSIYLVDEPEEGQRRLRFKLTQNDFVQVPFTEFTMPISEESVAGHVALSGELLHLEDAYAPPPGARYQINRSFDQQIGYRTKSMLVVAMRTPTGDTIGVLQLINCKRDGQRRFPSVEAIEREAVPYPARFIGLAASLASQAAVALHNSRLVDNIRALFEGFVAAAVTAIESRDPTTSGHSFRVADLTMALAAAVDRADSGPFRDARFSPDEMKAIRYASLLHDFGKVGVREEVLVKAKKLYPGHLELIAHRVEVIKRGVQLRSCRRQLDLLLGESRERVLEEVAAADADLALILQELDQHLKTVVAANEPTVMAADTASRIKHLALTRFEDHLGESQTVITPEEARILSIARGSLTPEEFAQIQSHVVHTFQFLSQIPWTRELKLVPEIARSHHEKLNGSGYPDRVKGGQIPIQSRMMTIADIFDALTASDRPYKAAVPVERALEILALERNSGALDPDLLDLFIALRPWESRSP, encoded by the coding sequence ATGCCTCGCCGCATCGTGTGGTATCCGGACGGCTCGCCGGTCGCGCAGCTGGCGGCGGCGCTGCCCGTCCCCTTCGAGGGGCACCCCCTCTCCCAGGCCCCGACGCTGAGGAGCCGGGCCGGCGACCCCGAGATCCTGGTGCTGGACGCCGATCACGATCCGCTGGACTCCGCCAGGGCCCTCGGCCAGCGGGCCAACTCCGTGCTCGTGGTGGGCCTGGTCTCGCCGGAGGACGACGGGCCCCGCTGGCCCATGTCGTGGTACGCGTGCCTTCCCCGGCCGGTGACACCGTCGGTGCTCGCAAAGACCCTCGAGAACGCCGCCGAGCACCTCCGGCTCAGCCTCGAGGCCGAGCAGACCAGGAAGGAGCTCGAGGAGCTCAACGCCATCGGCGTGAGCCTCTCGGCGGAGCGCGACACGAACGCGCTCCTCGCGCTGATCCTCACCAAGGCGCGCGCGATCACCCACAGCGACGCCGGCTCCATCTACCTCGTGGACGAGCCCGAGGAGGGGCAGCGCCGGCTCCGCTTCAAGCTGACGCAGAACGACTTCGTCCAGGTGCCCTTCACCGAGTTCACCATGCCCATCAGCGAGGAGAGCGTTGCCGGGCACGTGGCGCTGAGCGGAGAGCTGCTCCACCTGGAGGACGCCTACGCCCCGCCCCCGGGGGCGCGCTACCAGATCAACCGCTCCTTCGACCAGCAGATCGGCTACCGGACGAAGTCCATGCTCGTGGTCGCCATGCGCACGCCCACGGGCGACACCATCGGCGTCCTGCAGCTGATCAACTGCAAGCGAGACGGGCAGCGGCGCTTCCCCTCCGTCGAGGCGATCGAGCGGGAGGCCGTGCCCTACCCGGCGCGGTTCATCGGGCTGGCCGCCTCGCTCGCCTCGCAGGCAGCGGTGGCGCTCCACAACAGCCGCCTAGTGGACAACATCCGGGCCCTCTTCGAGGGTTTCGTCGCCGCCGCCGTGACGGCCATCGAGTCGCGCGATCCCACCACGTCGGGTCACTCCTTCCGGGTGGCGGATCTGACGATGGCGCTGGCCGCGGCGGTGGATCGCGCCGACAGCGGCCCGTTCCGCGATGCGCGGTTCTCGCCCGACGAGATGAAGGCCATCCGCTACGCCTCGCTCCTCCACGACTTCGGCAAGGTCGGCGTGCGCGAGGAGGTGCTGGTGAAGGCCAAGAAGCTCTACCCCGGGCACCTCGAGCTGATCGCTCACCGGGTGGAGGTCATCAAGCGCGGCGTCCAGCTCCGGTCCTGCCGGCGTCAGCTCGACCTGCTGCTGGGCGAGAGCCGGGAGCGCGTGTTGGAGGAGGTCGCCGCGGCCGACGCGGATCTGGCCCTGATCCTCCAGGAGCTGGACCAGCACCTCAAGACCGTGGTGGCCGCCAACGAGCCCACCGTCATGGCGGCAGATACCGCCTCCAGGATCAAGCACCTCGCCCTCACCCGCTTCGAGGACCACCTGGGCGAGAGCCAGACGGTGATCACGCCGGAGGAGGCCCGGATTCTGTCCATCGCCCGGGGCAGCCTGACGCCCGAGGAGTTCGCGCAGATCCAGTCCCACGTGGTCCACACCTTCCAGTTCCTCTCCCAGATCCCGTGGACCAGGGAGCTGAAGCTCGTGCCCGAGATCGCCCGGTCGCACCATGAGAAGCTGAACGGGAGCGGGTACCCCGACCGGGTCAAGGGCGGCCAGATCCCGATCCAGAGCCGCATGATGACCATCGCGGATATCTTCGACGCGCTCACGGCCAGCGACCGCCCCTACAAGGCGGCCGTGCCCGTGGAGCGGGCGCTCGAGATCCTCGCCCTCGAGCGCAACTCCGGCGCCCTCGACCCCGATCTCCTGGATCTCTTCATCGCCCTCCGCCCGTGGGAGTCCCGCTCCCCCTAG